GCCACCCCATCGGCGCGACGGGTGCCGGACAGGTCGTCGAGGCGTTCAAACAGCTTTCCGGCAAAGCCGGCGAGCGACAGGTCGAGAACCCGACCCGCGGACTGACGCACAACGTCGGCGGCAGCGGCGGTGCGTCCGTGATCCACATCTTTGAAAACGAAACGGAGGTGAGCACCTGATGACCGCGATCACCGGCGTCGGCGCGTACGCGCCGCGGTTCCGAATCAGCGCGGAGGCGTTCCAGGAAGCCTGGGGACAGTTCCAGGCGGCCGGCGTCAGCGAGAAGGCCGTCGCCGCGGCGGACGAGGACGCCCTGACGATGGCCTACGAGGCCGCAGGCCGTGCGCTCGAGGCCGCCGATATCGACGCCGCGAGCGTCGACTGGCTCGCGTTCGCCTCTTCGCGACCGCCGCTGGCCGAGGAAGATCTCACGGCCCGACTCGGCGCGATGCTCGAGATCGACGAAACTGCGACGCGACACGTCTTTGCGGGCAGCACGCGCGCCGGAACGCGCGCGCTATGGGCCGGGATGGACGCCCTCGAGTCGGATTCCACGACCGGTCTCGTCGTCGCGGCCGACGCGCCGCAGGGTGATCCGGACGACGGTATCGATCACGCTGCCGGTGCCGGGGCGGCCGCGTTCGTCCTCGAGAGCGAGGGTCCTGCCGAAATCGTCGACCGCACGGAGTACGCGGTTCCGTACCCCGGAGCCCGGTTCCGAACCACCGGCGAGGACGAGACACAGGGGCTGGGCGTTACCCAGTACGACCGCGCGGCCTTTACCGAAACGATCGGTGGAGCGGTCTCCGGCCTCGAGGCCGATCCCGACGTCGACGCCGCCGCGATTCAGGCTCCCGACGGCAAACTCCCCTACCGCGCCGCGGGCGCGGCGGGCGTCGGCACCGACGAGATTCAGGCCGCCGCGACGGTCCACGATCTCGGTGATTTGGGCGCGGCGAGCGTCCCCGTTTCGCTGGCCAGTACGCTTGCGGATGGCTACGATTCCGTGCTTGCGGTCTCCTACGGCAGCGGCGCAGGTGCGGACGCGCTCGTCATCGAATCTGACGACGAGGTGCCTGCTGAGACGGCACTCGAGGGCGGCGACTCGCTCTCCTACGCCGAGTACCTGCGCCAGCGCGGCGTGGTCACGAGCGGGCCTCCATCGGGCGGCGGCGCGTACGTGAGCGTCCCCTCCTGGCGGCGCTCGATTCCGCAGCGATACAACTTAGAAGCCGGCCGGTGTCCCGAGTGCGGTGCGCTCTCGTTCCCGCCAGAGGGTGCGTGTTCGAGCTGTGGGGCACTCGAGGAGTACGAACCGGTTCAGCTCCCAGGCGAAGGAACCATCGAGGCCGTCACGACCATCTCGCAGGGTGGTGCCCCACCCGAGTTCGCCGAACAGCAGGCCCGCTCCGGCGACTACGCGGCGGCGATCGTGGCGCTCGAGACCGAGGATGGTTCCGAATCTGCGAGTATCGCAGCGATGGGAACCGACGCGGCACCCGACGACTTCGCCGTCGGCGATCGGATCGACACGACGATCCGACGGATCTACACGCAGGAGGGCGTGACCCGGTACGGGTTCAAGGTGCGGCCGGCGGAGTAGTCGACTCGAGACGGCCGAAAAGCGTCGCCGGCAACGGTACTTTCTCCGTCGTTGTGCCAGTTCGGGCACCGTCCGATTTCGTGCGGACGGTAATTCGTCGTCACTCGAGCAAAACAGCGCTACGGCCGGAGGGAGAACGGAAGGCGAACGGGACGCAAACGAAGATGACAACGGAGAGACGCCGGTAGAGAGGGAGAGAACCGATCAGTCCGCGTTCATCGGCGGCCGCGCGGACTGGGGCTCGTCGGGAACGTCGGCGGGGGTGTTGATGAACATCGCGTGACCGATGATCACCATCGCGACGACCGAACCGATCGGGACTGCTGCTGTCAACGAAATACCCACGACGGTCAGGGCTGCGGTGATTCCGAGCAGTGCGACTGGGATAAGGCCGAGAACAATGTCGTAATATCCAGTCATAGCTATACGATAGTATGAGAAATATCCATATAAGCGTTTCCCATAATTGCTTCATAGTAGACCAGTTTCTAACTTGTATTAGTGGTGCTGGATTCTCATAACTTATGGAGACGTTATTGCTCCTTCGTTGTGATGAAAAATAACGCCGTCGAGCGAGATTTCCGGTAATATTTTGTATGGGAACTTCCACCTCTGAGTTGTTAATCGCAAGACAGCGGTCCGGTACTCTCCGTCCGGAGAAGCACTGATTCGGCCAGATCCATAACGATTGTATACACTTTTTTATTCGGTCGTAGCTGCCGTGTATACGGATCGTGACAGGTCGATACACGAGGCAATCTCGTGATGGAACAACCATGCTAGCAAGAACCGGACACGGATCGTGAGATGCAACGAGTCGAGGCGACGCGGATCGTCACAACCGGTCGACGATCAGCGCGACCACGATACGCCAGCCAACGAGCAAGAGGAGTCCGAAGCCCGTGATCACGAGGGGAAACGGCCACGCAGCGGTGTCACCGAACACGGTCTGGCGGAGCAGCAAGCCGACGTTGGCCGCCGCGATCCACGTAACGGTCGTCAGTCGAACCGTCTGTGTCACCGACGACACGACCGACCGCGTGTAGAGCCCCGCGAGGGCAGCGACGGCCAGCCAGCCGATCACAAACGGTGCGATTGCCTCGAGCGAGGCGACGGGCTGTTCGATCGGATTCACGTTGTGACTCAACTGGCCGACGAGCACCAACCCGACGAGCAGACCGATATCGCCCGCGGCGAGCAGGAGCGTTTCCCGGTCGATCGACGCCGAGCGGGACGCCGTTCCGACTGCGGTGTCCATGCGAACAACTCGAGGCCGAACCCCTATTGCTGTCCCGGTTGAGCGCGCCAACCGACCACCGAACCACACAATCGGCTCCGGGACATCCGTTCCCGAGTCTGTCAGAAGAAGAACTCTTGACATCCTCCTCCGCCTGAAGGCGGAGGAATCCCGAGTCACGCGAATCGGAGATTCGCGTACATCGCAAATCTCCGATTTGCTCAGCGTTGGGATATTAGGGTTTGCAGTCTCCCTGCTCTCTCGGTGTGAACCGTCCGCTCTCGCGGTCGAACAGGAAGACTCCGGGCTGTGCCAACCAGCCGTTACTCATATCCCCTGTTGGGGGACTCTGAGTTATCTTTCGTCGGATATTCACTGCACCGTTCACGTCCGCATTCATCGTCGTCTCACACGACTCACAGACGTACAGACCGCGCTCCACACGATTCGAGCCACGAATCTGTCCGCAACAGGAACACGTCTTTGAGGTGTTCTCTTCGTCCACGCGGTCAACGAGGATGCCGTGTTCCTCGGCCTTGTATTCGAGCAGGTTCGTGAAGCGGTTGAACTCCCATCCGTGGAGTTTCTTGTTCCCCGACGCGCCCCAGTCCCGCGAGTCACCATTCTCCTCTTCACGGATGTCCCTGAGGTTGCCAACCGCGATCTTCTCCACACCTTCTTCGACACATCGGTCAACGATGTGTTTCGAGAGTGTGTGGAGGAAATGATCCTTGCGTCGGGAAAGTTTCTGCCGAACCTTCCGCGCACGCTTCGACGGCCCGTTCTCTCCTTCGGTCTGGTACTCCTCGCGGGTGAAGTAGTGCTTGTCTTCTTTCAGCGTGTTCCCCGGATACAGTTCACTCTCGCCGTCCTCGTAGTCGATGGCGAGATAGTTGCTGATCCCGAGGTCGATACCTGCCGTGTTGTCACCCGGTGCGTCTTCAACAGGAATCTCTTTTTTGCAGACGAGGTGGAGTTCCCACTCGTCGCCGTTCCAGGCAGCACGCACTTGCTGGATGTTCTCCACCTGTACGTCGGGGCGGGTTTCGTATTCTGCGAGGATGAAGTCAGACCGCGACTCTTTCAGGTTGAAGCCTTTCGAGAGGCGGAGCTGGCCGTGTTTGTCGTCGTGTTTGATGGCTCGTTTCTTCCACGTCACGGTGGAGCGCGGGTGGTCGTCGCCACGTTTCCGGTAGCCCGGTGGGTTGTTGCCGTCGTCGGAATTGTACCAGCCGTTGAACGCCTCAGCAAGCTCTTCGAGAACTCGCTGACTTGACTGAGAATGCAGGTCACTGTAGCGTTCATGGTCTTTCAACTCCGATTTCAGTTCGGCTTCGTCGG
Above is a window of Natronorubrum tibetense GA33 DNA encoding:
- a CDS encoding DUF3054 domain-containing protein; the encoded protein is MDTAVGTASRSASIDRETLLLAAGDIGLLVGLVLVGQLSHNVNPIEQPVASLEAIAPFVIGWLAVAALAGLYTRSVVSSVTQTVRLTTVTWIAAANVGLLLRQTVFGDTAAWPFPLVITGFGLLLLVGWRIVVALIVDRL
- a CDS encoding zinc ribbon domain-containing protein, producing the protein MTAITGVGAYAPRFRISAEAFQEAWGQFQAAGVSEKAVAAADEDALTMAYEAAGRALEAADIDAASVDWLAFASSRPPLAEEDLTARLGAMLEIDETATRHVFAGSTRAGTRALWAGMDALESDSTTGLVVAADAPQGDPDDGIDHAAGAGAAAFVLESEGPAEIVDRTEYAVPYPGARFRTTGEDETQGLGVTQYDRAAFTETIGGAVSGLEADPDVDAAAIQAPDGKLPYRAAGAAGVGTDEIQAAATVHDLGDLGAASVPVSLASTLADGYDSVLAVSYGSGAGADALVIESDDEVPAETALEGGDSLSYAEYLRQRGVVTSGPPSGGGAYVSVPSWRRSIPQRYNLEAGRCPECGALSFPPEGACSSCGALEEYEPVQLPGEGTIEAVTTISQGGAPPEFAEQQARSGDYAAAIVALETEDGSESASIAAMGTDAAPDDFAVGDRIDTTIRRIYTQEGVTRYGFKVRPAE
- a CDS encoding RNA-guided endonuclease InsQ/TnpB family protein encodes the protein MLETTRTYVARITNHSQVRGGLDECGFSASKLWNVGRYYIQERWDEDGEIPDEAELKSELKDHERYSDLHSQSSQRVLEELAEAFNGWYNSDDGNNPPGYRKRGDDHPRSTVTWKKRAIKHDDKHGQLRLSKGFNLKESRSDFILAEYETRPDVQVENIQQVRAAWNGDEWELHLVCKKEIPVEDAPGDNTAGIDLGISNYLAIDYEDGESELYPGNTLKEDKHYFTREEYQTEGENGPSKRARKVRQKLSRRKDHFLHTLSKHIVDRCVEEGVEKIAVGNLRDIREEENGDSRDWGASGNKKLHGWEFNRFTNLLEYKAEEHGILVDRVDEENTSKTCSCCGQIRGSNRVERGLYVCESCETTMNADVNGAVNIRRKITQSPPTGDMSNGWLAQPGVFLFDRESGRFTPREQGDCKP